One genomic segment of Acanthochromis polyacanthus isolate Apoly-LR-REF ecotype Palm Island chromosome 9, KAUST_Apoly_ChrSc, whole genome shotgun sequence includes these proteins:
- the LOC110955632 gene encoding occludin-like isoform X1 codes for MYEPRYYDSPPVYSPPYSTTSHNFYPPRSVHSPRSQYVPYSYNVPPDSYYVEEKPQHFYRWFSPPGFVKTFQGATVLMCFLIFALVASTLVWDMNGFGYGGYGVVDAGGVSGMGSGYYGGSYGYGGSYMTPQSAKAAMISMAAINFLVSLGFLVGSFSRSRVMRGCKFYLTVFICDIILAVLQGIIDIIFVIGVNPMSQSSQSMLYNPMLMMCQNIQGSPSFSASAGAGFPGGYPMFNQYLHHYCYMDPEEAVAFVLGLFVVLVLSLAAYYAYKTRSKIWRHGKANIYWDEPLVRPSEGQDVQDWVNHVGEARSTQQAPTVVVSERAAPDPRAENSVVSYGNGTVSIHSDGNYKSNSFPANNSNSRGGEPLYQNTRAAVCSSSSSDETNGVRKPPPHYVKKEQRKSKEPLPAAQVMVESQYETGYTTGDTGNELDRDHTGHLYRLYPEIITDEQRRKYKKEFDSDLLSYKSLCSEMDNISDQMHKLSRELDTLDEGSMKYQGVADEYNRLKDLKRTADYQAKKKQCKELRQKLFHIKRLVKIYDQGLC; via the exons ATGTATGAGCCTCGGTACTATGACAGCCCCCCTGTCTACAGTCCACCTTACAGCACCACCTCCCACAACTTCTATCCCCCGAGGAGCGTCCACTCCCCCCGGAGCCAGTATGTCCCCTACTCCTACAACGTCCCTCCAGACTCCTACTACGTCGAGGAGAAGCCCCAACACTTCTACCGCTGGTTCTCACCTCCTGGCTTCGTCAAAACCTTCCAGGGAGCCACGGTGCTCATGTGTTTCCTCATCTTCGCCCTCGTAGCCTCGACCCTGGTGTGGGACATGAATGGATTCGGGTACGGGGGCTACGGTGTTGTGGACGCTGGAGGTGTCAGTGGGATGGGGTCAGGATATTATGGAGGCAGCTACGGCTACGGAGGCTCCTACATGACCCCGCAGTCGGCCAAGGCGGCGATGATTTCCATGGCGGCCATTAACTTCCTGGTTTCACTGGGGTTCCTGGTGGGGAGTTTCTCACGGTCGCGGGTCATGCGGGGATGCAAGTTTTACCTCACTGTGTTCATCTGTGATATCATCTTAGCTGTCCTTCAG GGCATCATCGACATCATCTTTGTGATCGGGGTGAACCCCATGTCTCAGAGCTCACAGAGTATGTTGTACAACCCCATGCTGATGATGTGTCAGAACATCCAGGGCAGCCCCAGCTTCAGCGCCAGTGCGGGGGCCGGTTTTCCTGGGGGGTACCCCATGTTCAATCAATACCTGCACCACTACTGCTACATGGACCCCGAGGAG GCCGTGGCGTTTGTGttgggtctctttgtggtgttgGTCTTGTCCCTCGCTGCTTACTATGCCTACAAGACCCGCAGCAAGATTTGGCGCCACGGAAAAGCGAACATCTACTGGGACGAGCCGCTGGTCAGGCCGTCAGAGGGGCAGGATGTGCAGGACTGG GTGAATCACGTTGGAGAAGCTCGCAGCACCCAGCAGGCGCCAACTGTTGTTGTGTCGGAGAGAGCGGCACCTGACCCGAGGGCAGAGAACAGCGTGGTCTCCTACGGCAACGGAACAGTCAGCATCCACAGTGACGGAAATTATAAAAGCAACAG TTTCCCTGCAAACAACAGTAACAGTCGAGGAGGTGAGCCTCTCTACCAGAACACCAGAGCAGCAGTttgctccagcagctcctcagaTGAGACCAACGGTGTCAGGAAACCTCCTCCTCATTATGTGAAGAAGGAACAGAGGAAGAGCAAAGAACCATTACCTGCTGCTCAGGTGATGGTCGAGTCCCAGTATGAAACTGGTTACACCACAGGAGACACTGGAAATGAGCTGGACCGGGACCACACAGGTCACCTCTACAG gcTTTACCCAGAGATCATTACAGATGAGCAGCGGCGCAAGTATAAGAAGGAGTTTGACTCAGATCTGTTGAGCTATAAGAGCCTCTGCAGTGAAATGGACAACATCAGTGACCAGATGCACAAGCTGAGCCGAGAGCTGGACACGTTGGACGAAGGCTCCATGAAGTACCAG GGTGTGGCAGATGAGTATAACCGACTGAAGGACCTCAAAAGG ACGGCAGACTATCAAGCAAAGAAGAAGCAGTGCAAAGAACTTCGGCAGAAACTTTTCCACATCAAACGTCTGGTGAAAATCTACGACCAAGGTCTGTGTTAG
- the nr2f6a gene encoding nuclear receptor subfamily 2 group F member 6a isoform X1, giving the protein MAMVSGGWGDPNGGTNGLGDKGYLRGEEEDGSPQAGGSDMEAGDDDKACVVDCVVCGDKSSGKHYGVFTCEGCKSFFKRSVRRNLSYTCRSNRECQIDQHHRNQCQYCRLKKCFRVGMRKEAVQRGRIPPQPSLSPSITPIGGASGLGGGEFYNNNNGGSGGGQPVSELISQLLRAEPYPSSRYGHQYNQQAGPDNAMGIDNICELAARLLFSTVEWARNIPYFPELPVSDQVALLRLSWSELFILNAAQSALPLHMAPLLAAAGFHSSPMSAERVVSFMDQVRVFQDQVDKLTRLQVDSAEYSCLKAIALFSPDACGLTDPVHVESLQEKAQVALTEYERMQYPSQPQRFGRLLLRLPALRAVPANLISQLFFMRLVGKTPIETLIRDMQLSGSSISWPYVPGQ; this is encoded by the exons ATGGCCATGGTGAGTGGGGGCTGGGGAGATCCCAACGGGGGCACCAACGGACTGGGGGACAAGGGCTACctgaggggggaggaggaggacggctCTCCGCAGGCGGGAGGCAGCGACATGGAAGCCGGGGACGACGACAAGGCCTGCGTGGTGGACTGCGTGGTGTGCGGGGACAAGTCCAGCGGGAAACACTACGGCGTGTTCACCTGCGAGGGCTGCAAGAGCTTCTTCAAACGCAGCGTCAGACGCAACCTGAGCTACACCTGCAG GTCAAACAGAGAGTGTCAGATTGACCAGCACCACAGGAACCAATGCCAGTACTGTCGCCTGAAGAAGTGTTTCCGTGTCGGCATGCGTAAAGAAG CAGTTCAACGCGGTCGCATCCCCCCTCAGCCGAGCCTCAGCCCCTCCATCACGCCCATAGGTGGCGCCAGCGGCCTTGGAGGTGGCGAGTTTTATAACAACAATAACGGAGGGAGCGGTGGGGGTCAGCCGGTGTCGGAGCTGATCTCCCAGCTGCTGCGAGCCGAACCCTACCCCAGCAGTCGATATGGACACCAGTACAACCAGCAGGCCGGTCCAGACAACGCTATGGGCATCGATAATATCTGTGAACTGGCTGCCCGGTTACTCTTCAGCACAGTGGAGTGGGCCAGAAACATCCCTTATTTCCCCGAGCTCCCTGTGTCAGACCAG GTGGCCCTGCTGAGGCTGAGCTGGAGCGAGCTTTTCATCCTCAACGCCGCTCAGTCGGCGCTGCCACTCCACATGGCGCCCCTGTTGGCTGCAGCCGGCTTCCACTCCTCGCCCATGTCAGCGGAGCGCGTCGTGTCCTTCATGGACCAGGTGAGGGTGTTCCAGGACCAGGTGGACAAGCTGACCCGGCTGCAGGTGGACTCCGCTGAGTACAGCTGTCTCAAGGCCATCGCACTGTTCTCACCAG ACGCCTGCGGTCTGACAGACCCAGTCCACGTGGAGTCTCTGCAGGAGAAGGCTCAGGTGGCTCTGACGGAGTACGAGAGGATGCAGTACCCGAGTCAGCCTCAGCGCTTTGGCCGCCTGCTCTTGCGCCTGCCCGCCCTGCGTGCCGTCCCTGCCAACCTCATCTCCCAGCTCTTCTTCATGCGCCTGGTAGGAAAGACCCCCATCGAGACGCTGATCCGTGACATGCAGCTCTCCGGAAGCTCAATCAGCTGGCCGTATGTCCCAGGACAGTAG
- the nr2f6a gene encoding nuclear receptor subfamily 2 group F member 6a isoform X2 produces MAMVSGGWGDPNGGTNGLGDKGYLRGEEEDGSPQAGGSDMEAGDDDKACVVDCVVCGDKSSGKHYGVFTCEGCKSFFKRSVRRNLSYTCRSNRECQIDQHHRNQCQYCRLKKCFRVGMRKEVQRGRIPPQPSLSPSITPIGGASGLGGGEFYNNNNGGSGGGQPVSELISQLLRAEPYPSSRYGHQYNQQAGPDNAMGIDNICELAARLLFSTVEWARNIPYFPELPVSDQVALLRLSWSELFILNAAQSALPLHMAPLLAAAGFHSSPMSAERVVSFMDQVRVFQDQVDKLTRLQVDSAEYSCLKAIALFSPDACGLTDPVHVESLQEKAQVALTEYERMQYPSQPQRFGRLLLRLPALRAVPANLISQLFFMRLVGKTPIETLIRDMQLSGSSISWPYVPGQ; encoded by the exons ATGGCCATGGTGAGTGGGGGCTGGGGAGATCCCAACGGGGGCACCAACGGACTGGGGGACAAGGGCTACctgaggggggaggaggaggacggctCTCCGCAGGCGGGAGGCAGCGACATGGAAGCCGGGGACGACGACAAGGCCTGCGTGGTGGACTGCGTGGTGTGCGGGGACAAGTCCAGCGGGAAACACTACGGCGTGTTCACCTGCGAGGGCTGCAAGAGCTTCTTCAAACGCAGCGTCAGACGCAACCTGAGCTACACCTGCAG GTCAAACAGAGAGTGTCAGATTGACCAGCACCACAGGAACCAATGCCAGTACTGTCGCCTGAAGAAGTGTTTCCGTGTCGGCATGCGTAAAGAAG TTCAACGCGGTCGCATCCCCCCTCAGCCGAGCCTCAGCCCCTCCATCACGCCCATAGGTGGCGCCAGCGGCCTTGGAGGTGGCGAGTTTTATAACAACAATAACGGAGGGAGCGGTGGGGGTCAGCCGGTGTCGGAGCTGATCTCCCAGCTGCTGCGAGCCGAACCCTACCCCAGCAGTCGATATGGACACCAGTACAACCAGCAGGCCGGTCCAGACAACGCTATGGGCATCGATAATATCTGTGAACTGGCTGCCCGGTTACTCTTCAGCACAGTGGAGTGGGCCAGAAACATCCCTTATTTCCCCGAGCTCCCTGTGTCAGACCAG GTGGCCCTGCTGAGGCTGAGCTGGAGCGAGCTTTTCATCCTCAACGCCGCTCAGTCGGCGCTGCCACTCCACATGGCGCCCCTGTTGGCTGCAGCCGGCTTCCACTCCTCGCCCATGTCAGCGGAGCGCGTCGTGTCCTTCATGGACCAGGTGAGGGTGTTCCAGGACCAGGTGGACAAGCTGACCCGGCTGCAGGTGGACTCCGCTGAGTACAGCTGTCTCAAGGCCATCGCACTGTTCTCACCAG ACGCCTGCGGTCTGACAGACCCAGTCCACGTGGAGTCTCTGCAGGAGAAGGCTCAGGTGGCTCTGACGGAGTACGAGAGGATGCAGTACCCGAGTCAGCCTCAGCGCTTTGGCCGCCTGCTCTTGCGCCTGCCCGCCCTGCGTGCCGTCCCTGCCAACCTCATCTCCCAGCTCTTCTTCATGCGCCTGGTAGGAAAGACCCCCATCGAGACGCTGATCCGTGACATGCAGCTCTCCGGAAGCTCAATCAGCTGGCCGTATGTCCCAGGACAGTAG